One Desulfobulbus oligotrophicus DNA segment encodes these proteins:
- a CDS encoding KilA-N domain-containing protein, with translation MSGKKQKISVQGSQITVLQENKQDYISLTDMVRDIENGLALIEKWLRNKNTIEFLGIWEEIYNPGFNSPEFEGIKSQAGLNRFVLSVKQWVEKTDSIGIIAKAGRYGGTYAHKDIAFEFASWISPQFKLYLIKEFQRLKEQELQQLGWDIRRNLTKINYRIHTDAIKTNLIPPELSPQQINFIYASEADLLNMALFGKTAKQWRDENPNYKGNIRDKANVSQLVCLANLETLNAHFIHQGLPQAERLKILNQTAIHQMKLLLADRNVKQLEKND, from the coding sequence GTGAGCGGGAAAAAACAAAAAATATCCGTACAAGGCAGTCAGATTACCGTTCTGCAAGAAAACAAGCAGGATTATATTTCGTTGACCGACATGGTGCGCGATATCGAAAACGGACTGGCACTGATTGAGAAATGGCTTCGAAACAAAAACACCATAGAGTTTCTGGGTATTTGGGAGGAAATCTACAACCCCGGTTTTAATTCCCCCGAATTCGAGGGAATTAAAAGCCAAGCGGGCCTGAACCGTTTTGTTTTGTCGGTTAAACAATGGGTTGAAAAGACTGACTCGATTGGGATCATCGCCAAGGCCGGACGCTATGGTGGAACCTACGCCCACAAAGACATTGCCTTTGAATTTGCTTCGTGGATATCTCCTCAATTCAAACTTTACCTGATCAAGGAGTTTCAGCGTCTCAAAGAGCAGGAACTCCAGCAACTCGGCTGGGATATCCGTCGCAACCTGACGAAAATCAATTACCGCATCCACACCGACGCTATCAAGACAAACCTGATCCCGCCCGAGCTATCGCCTCAGCAGATCAATTTCATCTATGCCAGCGAAGCGGATCTGCTCAATATGGCTCTGTTCGGCAAAACCGCGAAGCAGTGGCGGGATGAAAACCCAAACTACAAAGGCAATATCCGCGACAAAGCCAATGTCTCCCAGCTTGTCTGTCTGGCCAACCTCGAAACCCTGAATGCCCATTTCATTCATCAGGGGCTGCCCCAGGCCGAGCGCCTGAAAATTCTGAACCAGACCGCCATACACCAGATGAAACTCCTGCTTGCGGACAGAAACGTTAAGCAACTGGAAAAAAATGACTAA
- a CDS encoding type I restriction endonuclease subunit R, with protein sequence MTKSEAQTRSELIDWQLAQAGWDVTNPTLVIQEFDILVAAPALTTAESPSPYAGHQFSDYVLLGKNGKPLAVVEAKKTSKDPALGREQAKQYCYNIQKQLGGELPFCFYTNGHEHYFWDLGNYPPRKIVGFPTRDDLERFQYIRRNRKPLTQELINTAIAGRDYQIRAIRAVLEGIEQKRRDFLLVMATGTGKTRTSIALVDALMRAGHAEKTLFLVDRIALREQALAAFKEHLPHEPRWPNVGEKLIAKDRRIYVSTYPTMLNIIRDESQQLSPHFFDFIVIDESHRSIYNTYGEVLDYFKTITLGLTATPTDIIDHNTFQLFHCEDGLPTFAYTFEEAVNNLPPYLCSFQVMKIQTRFQMEGISKRTISLEDQKKLLLEGKEIEEINFEGSQLEKQVINKGTNTLIVKEFMEECIKDDSGVLPGKTIFFCSSMAHARRMEEIFDKLFPQYKGELAKVLVSDDPRVYGKGGLLDQFTNNDMPRIAISVDMLDTGIDVREIVNLVFAKPVYSYTKFWQMIGRGTRLLESGKPKPWCTEKDVFLILDCWDNFEYFKLQPKGKELKPQLPLPVRLVGLRLDKIEKAIDLAQTQIAECEITKVRRQISRLPQSSVIIKEAAAVLAQLDEKNFWITLNHQRLEFLRTEIKPLFRTVSEADFKAMRFERDLLEYSLARLSKEKEKAATLKDGIVEQISELPLAISFVQAEEELIRTAQSNHYWAKTDANELEDALDELNSRLGPLMKFRERIGPGPMHLDLQDAIHCKEMVEFGPQHESVSISRYREMVETMIAELTTRNPILQKIKNGEEVSSGEAAALAELLHAEHPHITEDLLRRVYNIRKAHFIQFIRHILGIEILKSFPETVSETFDQFIRQHTNLSSRQLEFLNLLKGFIIEREKVEKKDLINAPFTVIHPQGIRGVFSPAEINEIVQLTERLAA encoded by the coding sequence ATGACAAAATCGGAGGCACAAACCCGTTCAGAACTCATTGATTGGCAATTAGCCCAGGCAGGTTGGGATGTGACCAACCCAACTCTGGTCATTCAGGAGTTCGACATCCTGGTCGCCGCACCCGCGTTGACGACCGCCGAATCCCCATCCCCCTATGCCGGCCACCAGTTCAGTGATTACGTGCTGCTGGGAAAAAACGGCAAGCCTCTGGCCGTGGTTGAGGCCAAGAAGACCAGCAAGGATCCGGCCCTTGGTCGCGAACAGGCCAAGCAATACTGCTACAACATCCAGAAACAACTGGGCGGCGAGCTGCCGTTCTGTTTCTACACCAACGGCCATGAGCATTATTTCTGGGATCTCGGCAATTACCCGCCACGCAAGATCGTCGGCTTCCCGACCCGTGATGACCTTGAGCGCTTTCAATATATCCGCCGCAACCGCAAGCCCCTGACCCAGGAGCTGATCAATACCGCCATAGCGGGCCGCGACTATCAGATCCGCGCCATTCGCGCTGTGCTGGAAGGTATAGAACAGAAGAGACGCGACTTCCTTTTGGTGATGGCCACCGGCACTGGCAAGACCCGCACCTCTATCGCCCTGGTCGATGCCCTGATGCGTGCCGGACACGCCGAAAAAACCCTGTTCCTCGTTGACCGCATCGCCCTGCGTGAGCAGGCACTGGCCGCCTTCAAGGAACATCTGCCCCACGAGCCACGCTGGCCCAATGTGGGCGAAAAACTCATCGCCAAAGACCGCCGCATCTACGTCTCCACCTATCCCACCATGCTCAACATCATCCGGGACGAGTCGCAGCAGTTGTCGCCGCACTTTTTCGATTTCATTGTGATTGATGAGAGCCATCGCTCCATCTACAACACCTATGGCGAAGTTCTGGACTACTTCAAGACCATCACCCTGGGGCTTACCGCCACCCCCACCGATATCATCGATCACAACACCTTTCAGCTCTTTCACTGCGAAGATGGCCTGCCCACCTTTGCCTATACCTTTGAGGAGGCGGTCAACAACCTGCCGCCCTACCTGTGCAGCTTCCAGGTGATGAAGATTCAGACCCGCTTCCAGATGGAGGGGATCAGCAAGCGCACCATCTCGCTGGAAGACCAGAAAAAGCTGCTGCTGGAAGGCAAAGAGATTGAGGAGATCAACTTCGAGGGTTCGCAGCTCGAAAAACAGGTCATCAACAAGGGCACCAACACTCTCATCGTCAAAGAGTTCATGGAAGAGTGCATTAAGGACGACAGCGGTGTGCTACCCGGCAAGACCATCTTCTTCTGCTCGTCCATGGCCCATGCCCGGCGCATGGAAGAGATCTTTGACAAGCTCTTCCCGCAATACAAAGGCGAGCTGGCCAAGGTGCTGGTGTCGGACGACCCGCGTGTCTACGGCAAGGGCGGTCTCCTCGACCAGTTCACCAACAACGACATGCCCCGCATTGCCATCAGTGTGGATATGCTCGACACCGGCATCGACGTGCGGGAAATCGTCAATCTGGTCTTTGCCAAGCCGGTCTACTCCTACACCAAGTTCTGGCAGATGATCGGGCGTGGCACCCGCCTGCTGGAATCCGGCAAGCCCAAGCCCTGGTGTACAGAAAAGGATGTGTTTCTCATCCTCGACTGCTGGGACAACTTCGAGTACTTCAAGCTGCAACCCAAGGGCAAGGAACTCAAGCCCCAGCTGCCTCTGCCGGTACGCCTGGTGGGCTTGCGGCTGGATAAGATTGAAAAGGCCATCGACCTTGCGCAGACGCAGATTGCCGAGTGTGAAATTACCAAGGTGCGCCGGCAGATCAGCCGGCTGCCGCAAAGCTCCGTCATCATCAAGGAGGCCGCCGCCGTACTCGCCCAACTCGATGAGAAAAACTTCTGGATCACCCTGAATCACCAGCGGCTGGAGTTTCTACGCACCGAGATCAAGCCCCTGTTCCGCACTGTCTCCGAGGCTGACTTCAAGGCCATGCGTTTCGAACGTGACCTGTTGGAATACTCACTTGCCCGACTCAGCAAGGAAAAGGAAAAAGCGGCAACCCTCAAGGACGGTATTGTTGAGCAGATCAGTGAACTGCCGCTTGCCATCAGCTTTGTTCAAGCCGAAGAAGAGCTGATTCGTACCGCCCAGAGCAACCACTACTGGGCCAAAACAGATGCCAATGAGCTGGAAGACGCCCTTGACGAGCTGAACAGTCGCCTGGGCCCACTGATGAAATTCCGCGAACGGATTGGTCCTGGTCCGATGCACCTTGATCTGCAAGATGCAATTCACTGCAAAGAAATGGTCGAGTTCGGCCCCCAGCACGAATCGGTCAGCATCAGCCGCTACCGCGAGATGGTCGAGACCATGATCGCGGAGCTGACCACGCGCAATCCCATCCTGCAGAAGATCAAGAACGGTGAAGAGGTTTCATCAGGCGAGGCCGCTGCTCTGGCTGAGCTGCTCCATGCCGAACACCCGCACATCACCGAAGATCTGCTGCGCCGTGTCTACAATATCCGCAAGGCCCACTTCATCCAGTTCATCCGCCACATCCTCGGCATCGAGATCCTGAAGAGTTTTCCGGAAACGGTCAGCGAGACGTTTGACCAGTTCATTAGGCAGCACACAAATCTCTCCAGCCGTCAGCTGGAATTTTTAAACCTGCTCAAAGGCTTCATCATCGAACGCGAGAAGGTGGAGAAGAAAGACCTCATCAATGCGCCGTTTACAGTCATTCACCCACAGGGGATTCGCGGTGTGTTCAGCCCGGCAGAGATCAACGAAATCGTGCAGCTCACCGAGCGACTGGCGGCTTGA
- a CDS encoding GxxExxY protein, protein MSQLLFEEETFAIRGAIFNVYREMGSGFLEPVYQECLEKELILRGIPFVSQPELRLNYKGTRLRQTYKPDLICFERVIVELKAIKTIAPEHKAQVLNYLKATDLRLGLLVNFGSHPMAQIERLIL, encoded by the coding sequence ATGAGTCAGTTGCTTTTTGAGGAAGAGACCTTTGCCATACGCGGTGCGATCTTCAATGTTTACCGAGAGATGGGCTCTGGTTTCCTGGAGCCGGTCTATCAGGAATGTCTCGAAAAGGAGCTTATTTTAAGAGGCATCCCGTTTGTATCGCAACCGGAATTGCGGCTGAACTACAAAGGCACAAGGTTGCGTCAGACGTACAAACCTGACCTGATCTGCTTTGAACGGGTTATTGTCGAACTGAAAGCCATTAAAACCATCGCACCGGAACACAAGGCACAGGTGTTGAACTACCTGAAAGCAACGGATCTGAGACTTGGCCTGCTGGTCAACTTCGGCAGCCACCCAATGGCACAGATCGAAAGACTGATTTTATGA
- a CDS encoding aminotransferase class I/II-fold pyridoxal phosphate-dependent enzyme, whose translation MQTSQSPIRFAERMNQLPPYLFGIINKIKMEKRWQGIDVIDLGMGNPMDPTPDKVTEKLCEVAVDPKTHRYPAAGGMKNLKREIALYYKRKYDVELTGEDDVICTIGSKEGISHLCLALLGTGDTVLVPTPFFPIHVYAAVIAGASVIRFPLGSEEDFLRQISAMCRSLYPQPKLVMLNYPHNPTGTLASRDFFSEMIKLAKRYNFMVINDFAYGQIIYDDEVAPSLLEVPGALDVGVEFGSFSKSYNMAGWRLGYCVGNTEMVGGLGKIKGYYDYGIFSPIQVAGIVAMRDCDDTILEQVAIYQKRRDALCEGLVRMGWEVEKPKAGMFVWVKIPEPFIQMGSIRFSVEMMNRANVAVAPGAGFGEEGDGFLRLALVENENRIRQALKQMRRALVEIEQEVKAGIFTLTPEDSTEQPTAGSN comes from the coding sequence ATGCAGACATCACAGTCCCCTATTCGTTTTGCAGAACGGATGAACCAGCTGCCGCCCTACCTTTTCGGCATCATCAACAAGATCAAGATGGAAAAGCGATGGCAAGGTATTGATGTGATCGATCTCGGCATGGGCAACCCCATGGACCCCACCCCCGACAAGGTCACGGAAAAACTGTGTGAGGTGGCGGTTGACCCGAAAACCCACCGCTATCCCGCCGCCGGCGGCATGAAAAACCTTAAACGGGAAATAGCCCTTTACTACAAGCGCAAGTATGATGTGGAGCTCACCGGAGAAGATGATGTCATCTGTACCATCGGCTCCAAAGAGGGCATTTCCCACCTCTGCCTTGCCCTGCTGGGTACCGGGGATACCGTCCTGGTACCGACGCCCTTTTTTCCCATTCATGTGTACGCAGCAGTCATTGCCGGTGCCAGCGTTATACGATTTCCGCTTGGCTCAGAGGAGGATTTTCTGCGACAGATCAGCGCCATGTGCCGGTCTCTCTATCCGCAGCCCAAACTGGTCATGCTCAACTATCCGCACAACCCCACCGGTACCCTGGCCAGCAGGGACTTCTTCAGCGAAATGATTAAGCTGGCCAAACGGTACAACTTTATGGTGATCAACGACTTTGCCTACGGCCAGATTATCTATGATGATGAGGTTGCCCCTTCACTGCTGGAGGTGCCGGGGGCACTTGATGTGGGGGTTGAATTCGGTTCCTTTTCCAAGTCGTACAATATGGCCGGATGGCGGCTGGGCTACTGCGTGGGGAATACGGAGATGGTCGGTGGACTCGGTAAAATCAAAGGGTACTACGACTACGGTATCTTTTCACCGATCCAGGTGGCCGGAATTGTCGCCATGCGGGACTGCGACGACACCATTCTCGAGCAGGTGGCCATCTATCAAAAACGGCGGGATGCCCTCTGCGAAGGTCTGGTCCGCATGGGCTGGGAAGTGGAAAAACCTAAAGCAGGCATGTTTGTCTGGGTGAAGATTCCGGAACCGTTTATTCAGATGGGCTCCATCCGCTTCTCGGTAGAGATGATGAACCGTGCCAATGTGGCGGTGGCTCCGGGGGCAGGATTCGGGGAGGAAGGTGACGGTTTTTTACGCCTGGCTCTTGTGGAAAATGAAAACCGTATCCGCCAGGCTCTCAAACAGATGCGCCGTGCCCTGGTGGAAATTGAACAGGAAGTCAAGGCCGGCATCTTTACCCTGACGCCGGAAGATTCAACCGAACAACCCACAGCCGGCAGCAATTGA